The stretch of DNA GCTTACCCAAAGGGCATGTAATAATGGAGGTACCACATGTACATGTAATGTGGAGCAACGTACCTCAACCCTACCACATGTGTCACACAGGAGGCTTCCTATTCTTCTCGGGCCTGAACCTTCACAGGGAAGCCAGTGTGTTAGAGGCAGAGAAATCTCAACTTGGACCTGGGAGAGGAGCATCAGGCAGGAGACCATCATCCAGGACACATTGGAACAGGCCATGAGAGGCAGCATTTTGTCTGTGAGTTTAACCAGGGATTGCTAAGGAAAGGGTCATTAGAGAGGGGGCATGCGGAGAGCACACTGCCCTATGTCTTTCTTTGTCATTATAACTACTAAGAATAAAGTTGTTGAATATCCATCCCCTGCCATCATACTGAATAGAAATGGCAATCTGTACACCAACTACATGTGAGTTTCAGAGCTTCCATGTTCTAGGAGGGCCAGGGTCTTTCTAGACCTTCCACTGGACTATGTTAGGAAAATCCCTGGCATGGGTTTtgtctttctgcagctccaactTATTTGTCTTGCAGAGGTTTGGATGGGTTTTTTCAGGCTACGAAAATCTGAGTTTGTATGAGAGGACTAGAAGGAAGGGGAGTGAAATTCATAACAGTGCTTTGTAGGCATGGCAGGGTCATGTGAAGGTATTGGCATTGGTTCAAGGAGGTTCTCATCATAGGAAGGAGACTTTCTTGTAAAGGCTGGGGATTGCCACATACATGTCTCTTTCCAATTAGCTGGTCAGCACTTTTCCAAGGAACAGATGAAGTTTGCAACTTCCTCAGCTTCTTCCTTGTCAAGGGCCTATAGCAAAAACtatgtattaaatttttaaaggaaacatcCGAAGGACTGCTGACCTCTCAAGAATTCAGTCATATAGTAGACGTCAGTATTTCTGTCTACCATGTATGCTAAGATTAATAAATGTTGGGTGATAAGAGGAGGAGAGTAGAGTAATTGCAGGTAGCACAGATAATCAAGGCTAAGAAGTAACTGAGCAGAGTAAGAGTATTGGTTCAGGGTTTTTGCTTAAACATACAAATAAGATTTCAAGAAATTTCAGAATCATCTCATAATTCAATAGATAAACCAAGATCTTAAGGAAATCACTTGTACATATTTGTCTTCTGAGTGATCTTAAGGAAATTACATGAATATACTTGCATCTGAGAGATGGAGTGTCATTGATGAATAATGTTAACATGATAAAGTCAGTGCCGATGATGGAAACAAAAGTGAAAGGAGGGTACAGTTAAATGATGCAGAACAGTGAATTGAAGGAATAAGAGTTGAAGCAGGGACTGAACAGGTGATGGATGAAAATGTGGGCGTGGTCTTATGTTGCCTTAAGACAGCCCCCTACTGCACAGAGATGCGCTCTGTTCCATAGCTGCCTCTGAGTTCCTTGGCCAGAGTGTTCTTTGTCCATCATAAGCCATTACCATTAAATGAATTTTGGGAGGGTGGCCAGCTCCTGTGTAGAGACTGAGAAAAGTTCCTGCAGGCAGATTTACTTATGAGTTGGCAAATATATGATGTGGTTCATACTGTGTTTTGCAGATTCACATTGGTCCTTCTGGGAAAAAATTGGACTGATTAATTTTGGGGCCCTGAGACTCTCACCTTTATTTTTATAGTCTAGATTCTATGCAGGCATCTATTGTACAGATTTGTGTTGGGCTAACCTAAGTAAGATCACAATTGATTCATGGTTTCAAACTTAAaagctaattaaaataaacagaacCCCAAAATAATCATATATTAGTGTATCTTTAAGagtgtggtttaaaaaaaaaatacgtagTACATTTGGTTGCTAAGTGAAACTTGTAAGTTAATGCACTGGCTTTCTTACATCACACATTTATATGTGCCTTATAACATTTTCCACGATATACATTACATATTTAAGTTACGTCTTGTCCTCTGAAAGTACattggtaattttcttttccttgcctagccaaaatttaaaacattttggaaGAGTGAGATAATTGCAGAGgttatgttttttcttctaggatCCAAAACTCAGTGCTTGGTTCCATGATACTGTTTAACCAATAAAATAGACTATCTGACATTCATAATTTGCAGCAACAATTTTACAATGAGTAAATTTGAgtatatattgaaataaaaacataaagccAACAGGTTCCtttgttaaaaaggaaaatgtaattttgttCCCAAAGCACTATAAAACTTCTAAAGGGAAGGCCATATATGTAATCACATCTTGGTGAATGTTTAAGTTTAAACTTTAATATATGATgcaaacatgaaaattaaaataattttggaagtaATTTTGCTagattaaaatgaattatttgataggaaatgaataaactaatcaaaataaagaatatattacTTCAGTTTTTCAAAAACTCCGTGTCATGGAGGAAagagacagttttattttaaagaggCTAATGACACATAACAAACAGATCTTTTTAGAAACTTGAATTGGATCCTGGTTTAAAAAGTAAGTACTTTGGGGGGAAATTGGGTAAAAACTGTTCTAGACTGATATTTGTTTACtcaggaattttaaattttctttcatatgATTATAGTAATACAACAAAGTTGAGGATTTCTTAATACCTTGGATGTTTATGGTGAAGTATTAAGAGGTAACATGTCATGATGTCTGCAACATACTTTCATATTATTCAAGAAAAAGGGCATGAGTGTGGGatgtttccttttactttttcaaTGAGATGCTGCCATATTCAGGAAATTCTCAGTATAGCAGCAATATCCCAAATTGCAtgaatagtttttcttttatcagttttgCAGATGAGGATGGGATCCACAGGCAACTGCTGACAACTTGGGGACAATTTCCCGTTCTGAAACTATTTGAATTTTCCATCTTCCTTGCCATCTCCAAGGGTTATAAGTAagtcccttttcatttttgagcTCCATCTCTGTGTTTGAGCATTCTGATTCAAAGTTTATTTGGCCAATCCTGTCAACAAAATGATTAGAGAGGCTCAAATTGTAAGTTTGAATCCCCAGCCTTTTGGTATCAATCCATAGTTTCCTTTTCACAACTGTTTCTTTGTCCTGTGCACAAGGTAAGAACTAAAATGATAAAGGTGAGATCTTCAAATTCTTGAAACTTTGGTTCTCCACCCCCTGAAACCCCAGCATATTACATGTTCAAAAACTATGTGgctaaaatatgtatatatctaaCAAAGAGCAAAACCTCACCAAACAACCTTGAGCTGCAATGGCCAGTATGGGAAATGTTCCAATTAGACAAACGTACTCATTTCAGAGGTGCACTGGAGAAAAGGTCCCTGAATTAACCAGGGTAAATGGGGTGTCCATATTAATTGGTCCTCATATCTATTAAGAAATTGCAAGACTCTAAAAACAGCTTCTACAATCTAGTAAGCCCTTGTTTATACAAGCTGTGTTTCTGGTTTCTACTTTTAATGCCTGATCTAACAgcttaaatttgtaaattaaaagtGTGAACTCTGTCTGCCTGTAGGTTTTGATGTTGATTTTTTCCTCCCTCTAAATGGTatgaaaaaattaacatacaaaactCCTTAAAAGAGTTCTACCCAAATCGGTTTAAAAGTAAATTAGCATTTTTATAGTAATAAATGCTCATAAATTCCTATAAATTAACGAAAACAAACTTCTAATACTTCCCGTGGTGAAAAGGGAGTATTTATAGAACTAgacccaaatatttttaaaagctcaagTTCACATAATTCAGATAAACCTTTGGCAAATGGGACTACTGTAATATTgttagttaaataaaaacaattatgcCTGCTGAAAATCAGTGTTAAGTACTATACAAACATACCTTTATTCTACTTGTGTATGTTCTTCCTAAATTCATTTGCTGATAAAATAATCTGGCATTATATGTACTAATCTTTAACGTGATAAAAAAATGTCAATTTGTGTTTAACCAAATTTAGTTATTACTCTGACAAACTTTCATTTTAAGAATAATTGTATTTTgtaggatgttggcttgaagacCAGTTCCAAGATCTTTGTTAACAATTTAAATATGTAAGATATGCAGGATTTGTTTACgttaaggaaaaagagactaGTTCTCCCTAAATAAAAAGAACTGgttgttgcagaatgagaaacaggaatgtcTAGGACAAAATCTAAATAGATATAAAAGTTGTAGAGGTTTATGGAGAAGGAATTTTCTTTGCTGTGGTCAAAGATAGCTAAGATTAGCTATCTTATCagtttatatcattttaaaatgtttcttatcAGACACTATCTTCATGCAAAGTAGAATGTGGTTTTCTTATTAAAATGAcaattttcttggattattggtCTCTCTTATTAAGAAATTGTAAATTTTTTCTTAACAATCTGAGTGATCCTCCTTGAAGGCAAAAAATCTATATCTTAGAAGAATTATCTCCTAAGCTTTATATTGACCTCATCAGCTGTTATTGGATCTTTATTATAGGAGAACAAGTTTTCTCACTTTTGGAagattaaggattttttttttttttatgatcatgTTAACACCTGATTACCATTAAATCTTTTAttgtcactttggttaaatagGTAACCAAGTATTGTTCTATGGTGACCCATGATCCTATTCAACAACCTTCTGCCTCTCCCAAGTCAAACCCAAAATGATGTCTTATTGATCTCAAACAGTCTCTAGGACTTTCCAGAGGGTCcctagaaaatcacaaagaatttgttctttcaatCCTTTGTAAAATAAGAGATGCTAGAAATAATTAGATTTATTTGATGCTATAAGTTGCATGGGAAGTATTGACAAATTGCATAGGATTTTCTAACCTTCGGTTGATTAAATTTGTATggtaaaatattcagaaattgtATAAAGTTCCTAGAGAGTTGTCAATATTCTCACTATCTATGAGATGTCCTAGTACTAATCTATCTGATATAAACATTATAACATTATTGATcataatttcattatatttaaagaaaaaatgttacatGTGGCAGAAACAACTAAATTTCCTTCCTAGTCAATGTATATTTGTTCTCCACTTTGTAAGATCCCCCTatgtaaaatagaaatttaatgtCAGCCAACCAGAAAACACTTCCTCATTGACTTTCACTTTTGCCCTTCATGAGCTATCTCTTTCTACCCCCTCCGTGGAgatcccttctactttctgaatgggatgctgcctCATTTATGAATTGCTCAACAAAGCTGTGAGaacttaactttaaaaaaataaaaaatgcatgaatatgcacatgtatttgtgtatatgtgtatgtgtgtagaaagaagtggggagagagaaacaaaatattaacaatttttatgaaattctttAATCTGGTTTGTTTTACTTGTCTCCTATGGCATATCTCAAATAATATAGCAATGGAATCTACACAGTTGTAAAAATAACTAAACCAATGCTCAGTCATGGCATTAAAATGCATGAGTCTAAAATCCTTATTTAAACTAAAATAAGAGGTTGAAAATCATACCTACAGTAATGGTTCAATTTATCTAAAGTTCAGAGAATATAACCAtaatcaatattttctttagcaAAACACAATTATAACATTTAGTATTTTCCACATAGTGAAATATTTGATTTATTAGCCTTAACTAATGCCATCCTCATATTTTTACATGATAAATGTCAATTGTTAGTCTATTATtatgctcattttatagatgagaaatctGAGAACATAAGCATCATGTAATTTTCCCAAGGTCCTCCAAATATAAAGTATGGAGCAAAATTTTGAAAGTAGACACATTGACTCAGAGTCTGGATTCTTAAACGCTATGCCACAATGTTTGACACGTTTCATAAGAGAGACATGGAAACgagtggaaaataaaatgaaagtgagggaAAAGATAGTAAGATTTTCAGAGAGTAGGGATTCTATGATGAGGAAGGAGACAAATGAACTGTGGAGGAATACAGGACTGCAAAGACCCTGGTCTCTTTCATCAACTGGATGATGTTTGGACAAAGTGCTTCCTAATTTTCTCCTTTAAAccataaatacaattaaaatatatttttgcatatattaaatCTGTTGTaagtattttgaaatgaataaaactgaccataaataaaaatttaaaaatatctgaagcAGGACAAGTATACAGCAAAATATAAGGCATGATATTCAGCTTTGACAAAACTCAGTAGCAGGCTCAAAAGAGAATATTTGTTGCATGAGTCTTCCTGGTTGCATGTTTGGTAAAACAGCATTGCTCTGATTTTCATGGAAATTGATTTGTTAATTCTTTTATTCTATCTGTTGAAatcatcatatctgattttttgtGAAATTTGATAGTGTGCTTCATCTATTTTTGGgataaaagataatttttaaatcccTATTTATCATTCATTATTCACAGGTACATGTCAACATATTTGAACTTTTCATCCCCCTTCATGTGTCTTTTTCTAAAAAGATGCTTCAAAATCACTATAGACACGTATTTATCTGTCTGACAAATGTTGCTGCATTGAGTCCCAAGAACTGTCAAATgtatttaagcattttttatttgaatataattGATTCACTCAACCTCAACCTGTCCTGCCACGTAATGCATACTCACTTCCCCAAGTCTTCACATCCTACCTGAACATCACCCCCAAGGAATGCCATTACAAAAGCCGGTTTAATTTCATTCTGATACTTCTCCAGGATTCACTGAAAACCCTTCTGCTCCTCCACTGTTATCTGATtgatttctcttctttcctccggAACCCCACCCACCAGAGGTATTGAAATATAGCTCCAAGAAGAACAGCAGCAATTCAAGGAACAGCTATGTTGTCTTCCTTTAATGAATGACCATTTTTGCTTtcctctccctgtctccctcACTCTCCCAGTAATGCTTTCCCATCCTCTCCctgctttcccttcccctctccatCTTTTTGTGAGTGGCGTATCTGTAGGTGCCTGTGCTTGTGGGTTGGCTTCATCTTCTGCAGACCAGTTCCTTTCCTTATACTTAGTATCAGTTCACACCTGGCTTCAGCTTGTCCTAATCAGACTTAATGCCATACAATCACTCTCTGCAACACTGTTTAttggaaatgtatttttctttcatatttcaatcccaagagaaagaaactgattgAGTCAAGCTCATGGCAGACCATCTGCTTAGTCCAAAGGTATCTACCAGTTCCTGAGGAAAAGCTGAGTCTAAGTAAGAGAACCACAATTGTTCTAGCCACCTGGGGCTGAGTTGAGAGGGATGTATGCAGGATTCCAGCCATGTAGACTTCTAACGCAGCTGATAGCTAGGAAAAGAAATTGAAGCTTTTCTTCTAagcttctttcttccttaattcttttttctctttttttctactaCCTTCCATCTTTATCTCCTTCCTTCACCAAATTAACAaacaccccacccctccccagatCTATAATCTGTATCTTTCTATAACATATATTGGGATGTGATTATGTGGGTTGAGGATAAATTCATTATCTTCTAACCTTGTCATTAGGACCACATCATGTTCATAAATCCTGGAGTCCAAAATGCATGACTGTGGGTGGAATCTCAAAAACTGTGTGAGCCAGAGAAGACCCCAGCTATGTGCAATCACCTCTACCCTTACCACTTAAGAATTGGCTATGGAAATAGTAGAGGCAGAAGGCAGCACAATGAGgtgaaatgtttttattcataTTACTCAGGGCTTCAGTGAATTGACTCAGTGAAGGGACTGAAAGGTAGCAATAGAAACTCAGCAGGGGACAGAAGTCCAGTTTGAGGATGGAGAGATGATCAAGTTGTATTTTTGGCTCCCTAGTAGTAGCAGGGCCAGTTCCAAACATCCGCTTTCCAGCTGCTTCTAGTATTTGAACTTGCACACAAAGGAGAATGCTGACTCACAATTTACATCCTTCCATTTGAGGAATCCTGTAAGACAGGAGGCATCAACTGAGAAGAGCTAGAGAGAGGTTTTGGTCCCTTCTGGCTCTAGAATCCATGacaagaaacaaaagcaaacactTTGATTTTCTAGATAAGGAGCTTACCTCTGCTCCCTACCCCTTAATTCCACCCTTACATCCATCCATGGAGCTTGAGAGGGAGATGATGATGGCACTACAGTAGGGTATATTGCCAGTCTCTCACCTGTGTTTGAAGCCAAGCTTACACAGTAGCCAGGGTTGGTACTGCTGGGGGCTCCTGTGGTCCAGGCTTTGTAGGAGAATAGGGACCCACTAATCCAGTGCCAGCGGCGGTTCTGAAGGTAAAAGGGTCAGAAGAAGAGTGGAAGTCATgcagaaagagaaggtaataccTTGAGGGTATGTGCACTCAGGAGCAGGCCAAGACATGGAGCAAGAATCAGCCTGTCCTCCTACAAACCATATCCCATCCTGCCTCTACTTCTGCTCTCAACACCCCCCTTTCTTGAAATATCAAACACCTTCCCCATTGTCCCATCAAACAATAAGGCCCCTGTATTTGAAGCACTGCCCCTGAATAGCCCATTATGGAAAAAAGTCCAGATTTTCCTTTCCTGAGTGCCACAACCTCATAATCAAGCACAGCATtgactatttttaaattactagtGTATTTATTAGGATAACAACAGGATTCCCAAATGTCAGTAGGAGATCCTCTGTTCTCCTTTCTAAATAGACATCAAAGGTGAGAGGtggcactatatatatatatatcagtgagAGGTGGCACATAAAAATGCTTCATTAGAAGGGGCAGAATAGCATTATTCATGAAAGTAAAGAAAACCCAGGCTCTTCAGCTTCTGCATAACCTCTCCCATCTCCTAGAGTGAGCCTTGAGACCTTGAACATTCTGGGAACCACAGGGAGTTTGTTTAAAGGGCAATAATGATTCATGGTAGAACTTGGGGTGCCAGATGTTGGACTTCCCTCTTCTCTTGCAAAGCTGAGCATTAGGAGAGGAATGAAACTTCAGACTGACCTTTTTGGGGTCATAGAGGCCAACCCAGACATTGTAGTCCTGGGTGCTGCTTTCTTTGATCAGGGAGGCCACGAAAGCACCCTCAGCCTGGTTGAGAACAGACACCAGGTGGCCCGAATTCATGTTCTGGCAGAAGAGCTGTAGGTGggaaaaaaggaatattcaaaggaGGAGGAACATCTGAGAGGTGTTCTGGGGTCTCTAAGGAGGTAGGGCAggtaaagaaaagcccagagcagGTGTCTGATGGTTCTGTCATTGCCCGCAAGAACTCTGTGCTGAGAAATACAGAATGAAAGTAGTAGTAGCGCGGTAGGGTCCAGGGGTGGCATTGggttgaagagatgctcaatctCGCCCCATTGAGATCATGGGGTACTCTAGAGAGTGGAAGCTTTCTTTATCCCCATGTGCCTCCCAGGGATTGTCCCCACACTGTTCCTTCACTCACATCTGCTTCAACCCAGGTCAGACGTTCTGTGTTAAAGAAGTAGCAGTAGGCTCCATGGGCATTGGCACCTTCTGGGCAGCTGATCCGGGCAGAGGGCAACTCCGTCTGAGCTTCCTGTCCTGTGAAAGAGGGATCATAAAGAGTAAAAGGATAGGATAAAAGCTGAAAAGGGCTTAGACCCCTTTTCAGGTACTTAATGTTCCAGAGTGAGTATGGAGTGATTGGGCGCTTCGGCCCTCTTGCCACCCAGCTCTTCCTTCTCAGGCTTCCAATGCTAAAAACAAGCCACCCAATGTacgaagaatggaaaaatgtcctcttctttctcctctttctgagCCCTTCATCATTCTTTAAAAGCTCAGGcttctttctacctttttcaGGCTTCTCTTGGCTTCACAGCTCATGAGGCTCTCCTCATTTCTCCATTCTATTTATGACCTTCTATGTACTCGCTCCCGAAACTTTTAACCAAATGTATATTTAACGAAATGAACTAACTCTAACTGCAGTGTTCAAGAACAAAGGGGAATTTTAAATTCCACCTGAAACTCTCTAATGAGATGAGCGTATATTTTAATGGGCTTAGAGCAGCAATAAGCTTCGCTGAACAACACTAAACAACCCCTGCCATTGACTCTGTCTTTTTCCCAGTGAGGGGGTGTGTTGGGAAGGTGTAAGAGCTTGAGGGTTGGGAGTGGGGAGGGCTTGGAGGAGCTCACCTTGGCTCTGCGGCAGGAACACCAGGCAGGAGATCAGCAGGAAGCATAAGTCAGTGCGCACCATGATGAGCAGCTGTGAATCTCTTGCTTGAAGTACAGATTAGCAGAGTCTACAGAAGGGGACAGGGAGGAGGCTTCAGAGAGGCAAGGGCAATTACCACCACCTATTGGAAATCCCTAGAACAGTAAGGCCCTTTTGAGAGTTTGGTGATACCATTGGTTCTACTCATTCCCAAGGAGgcttcattgctggtggaaatactggaaaagaaaatCATCCTGTCCCTTCCCCCAGGGCGAGGATAACATCCTAGTGAGAGAGACCCATGTCCTGTAACAGACTCTTACCTGGATGTCTGGGTTTGCAATGGGCTGTCAGGCCAGGCAATGACAGGGCCTTTATAACAGGGTCTGAGCATGTGCTCATGGCACCTATTCAAGGGGAGGGGTCAGGGAAGAGGGAAGTGGCCCTACAGAGGGCACAGAGGGcaataataaaggaaattatcagCATTCACATGTCGGGAAGCCTCACAGATAAGGCCTCCTTCCCGCTAACAGATCTGTAACCTGTTCAAGGCAAAGGCGGCTTCCCCGTTTCCCAGCAGGGACCAGATGCCCGGTTCCCACAGCCTGGAGCAGAGCCCTTCCAGGAAACGGTTAGTTAGAGGCGGAGGCAGCAGAAAAGGGGAAGATAGTGTCTGAGCCCTGCGTAAGCCAATCTGTGGGGCACAGGGGCAAGAAAAGCTGGAGGGATGTGAGGCTCCCTGCTGGGAAATTGTAGGTACCTTAATAACTTGTCCAGCACCAAACTGTGGAAGAAAATGGACTAAACTTTTATAtccattccctttcatttctcATCTTTTAAGCATTGCCCTGTTATTTCTTCAGTCTTTTAACAGTCCCTAATTGTAtattcctgtgttttctttttgtatctgtcttccTCTGCTGTCTTCACCAGCATCACCCAGTTAAGACCTCTCTGTGCTTCCAAAACCACTTGTCATTTGAACATTGGCCATCTCACAAGGCCCCTAAAAACCTATACTGTTTTTCCTTCACGGCACACGTCACCATCAATCAAGTGGACACTCCTTCTTGTACTCCAGGTACCTTCTGAGTGGCCTGCTGTCAGATCAAGCTGTCTAGTAGAACTTTCGACCGGTTTTCTGCAGCAATGGCATTTTCATTAGCTTTCTATTTAAAGAATATTGCAAGGTCAGACCTGAGAATTCTCCATCACATTGTTTTCCCTAAGCATGGACTGATACAAGCTTAGAATACACGAGGAGATAGGAAAAGTTCTGTTAGTTGATATCTTAGAGCATCGGGTCTGTGATAATAGGGAAAGCTGATTATGACACACAAGACAGATGGCAAGCACCATATGTCTCTTCCTCTGGTGCTTCAgtggattaatttatttttgctttgttataAATTGCCACTCACATGAAGGTTGCTCGCTGAGTTCAGTTCTTTGGAGTTGAGGGACCAAGGTCCCCATCCTTGTTAGCTGTCAGCTGAGTGCCACTCTTAGCTGCATGCTTTGTACTGAAGCTGCTTCCATCTTCTAAACCATCAGTGGCACATAGAATCCTTTTTAGGCCTTGAATTTCTCTGATTTCGCCTTCTACTGCCAGTCAGTGAAATATCCCTGCTTTTAAATGGCTTATGTCATTAGAATAGACACACTTTAATAATCTCTGCATAAGTCCTTTTGGGTTAAACAGAGTCAATTGGTTAATATTTTAATTGCAACTGCAAGAATCACTTTTGccataaatcataaaataattctGGGGTTCATATCCAACATATTCAGAGGTCCTTCCCATggtcaaaggaagaaattatta from Tamandua tetradactyla isolate mTamTet1 chromosome 17, mTamTet1.pri, whole genome shotgun sequence encodes:
- the REG1A gene encoding lithostathine-1-alpha, yielding MVRTDLCFLLISCLVFLPQSQGQEAQTELPSARISCPEGANAHGAYCYFFNTERLTWVEADLFCQNMNSGHLVSVLNQAEGAFVASLIKESSTQDYNVWVGLYDPKKNRRWHWISGSLFSYKAWTTGAPSSTNPGYCVSLASNTGFLKWKDVNCESAFSFVCKFKY